A stretch of DNA from Plasmodium berghei ANKA genome assembly, chromosome: 11:
GTACCCTGTGCAGCAatgttataatataaatgcaatacctttatatatataaatatgttcgTTTTGATCAATGATAGTTCAgaagaaatatatgaaaaaaataagcacTTATTATGTACCGATCCAAAAGAAACTATAAAGGCAGGTGAAGTTATGAAAGAAGCTGTAAAACATTTAGAATATCATGCTACAAGTATAGAtgattataaattatttggaatagatatttttaatatgcaatatttttataaaaaaaaagatcgAGGCTATATAGATGTTCGAAAAGTTAAAATTTGTCATTTATATAAGGTATAAATTAACGAACAATATTAAagttataaacaaaataaaaatattaaaatgattataatttatatacatatatttctcTTTGTTTCCATTagtataatgaaataataaacatgTTATGGAATCCCGATCGTCagatttttttcatttctgACTTTGTTAAAAGTATacaaaacataaataattagTAAAATTAACATATTATTGTTACTATTTATTAGACATTTCgtgatttattattttcattgttATATGATACTATTTATTGTTTCTCACATCTTCAAATTCATAATACTTTAATTTGCATAAtgcaaaattattatttttttgaaaagtTGTCCGTGTGTACAATCCAAATTTAGTAATGATACAACAGCGTTACGGAGGTAGTTCTATGAATTGtcagaaatatttttatgcttTATCTGCAAAATTTGAAGTAAGGAAAATTTTCCTCTTCTATTTCGTtataaatcatatttttcatattgttcacaataatttatgcaatacaattttattaattttgtagGTATCAGAAAACAAAACGATATTAGTCATGGCTTCAGCAGATATAAATGACCACAACCCTtccaataaaaaatataaaaacgaAATAGTAAACAGCGCAAATTTATTCAAAACTGACATTGATTCTGAAGATGATATtagaaaaggaaaattaaaaaaaacgttTGTTAACTTAATTGGATATCTCATTGAAAAAATAGGCAGCTATTCTTATATCACCTTCATCGAATCTGTTAGTGACACCTACATCGAATCTGTTAGTGACACCTACATCGAATCTGTAAgcgatatatatattttaataacttATTTCAACAATTGCTGAAAAACGTATAGTTTTAAATAAgtgtacatatttataatttgcaaaaaatttaaacattttatatattcatccatttatgtttttcttCTTAGGCTAGTTGCCATGCTCCCATTTTCCTAAAACGTATGATTAGAAAAACTTTATGTTGTTTTCTCCCtcataaataaacatatatttttcagcACCGTAATATTAGAGAAtttatgttaataaaacaatttatttCCATGCATAATGATTgctttatattatcataataaaatttttttttgtatattatttgtttgttttttaatattagaatgtatatatacgtATTAATTTTGTGAATACTACAAATATAACTgttataaattatgaagatcttttatttatgatggtcctttcatttaattattatcacCCTTTTTGTGTTTACAAATATAGACATCATCTATAGGCTAAAATTTGAGGGGATAttccatatatttaaacgaatttttatttatgtatactATTTGAGAAGATTTTAAACTAATAAGTGtttcaaaattaaatcAAACGAGACACATAAACctcgaaaaaataatattattaggATTTTCAATTCTTTCTTTTCTTATCTATATAGGATAACTCTTTGAAGCTTTTAGCATAAATGTATTATCCATGTCttctaaaaaaacaatGTGTTTGTggttatttaaaaataccTCATAAGAATTACACGGGATCACTatcttatatataaatatatttatttgtttatttaatagACTTTTAAACAAccaaatattattaaatatgaaCCAACTAAACCATCTTTGACTCAGAAATAGAACCATAAACACCTTAACACCTAGACAATTGtaactaaaaaataaagatattttttggattttaagttttttattttatattatatatcttgctaaatataaaatatgttttacgTTCAAAACAAATAGAAAGAAATAACAAAGCTatagtttttatataattgccagcatattatatgtataatcaTATtcaaatcatatatattaaaaaatattcattaaatatatttcttatataattttctttatattttaaattgcCGGCGTTGGTGATAGCTAAAATTATACAGCTTTGTAACATGCAAAAggtatacatatataattccaTACATAATGgcatattttataagttttattttaaagtATGTTTTAGTTGAATGAGTTATACAactcaaaaaaattgtatattaataatgcaccattaaagatattaaataattaaatttgtttatttttatttatcataacATTTGATAAATCAAAACccataatattatacacATTCGTTATTTATGAAAGCTTTGGTTATCCACTGCTTCCAATCAAACTAATTAACTATAATATATCttgaatttataaatataataaagttATGCAAAATTgacatttaaatatattttttttaaataaatcttatttttattgttttttcgAATATTTGTTGCTTCGAttccaattttatttatatagcTTTTCTAA
This window harbors:
- a CDS encoding fam-a protein; protein product: MNKFYIKIVLFLLTISLYVNNKTLAIEPDPGENATSESARHNLTSEEIYEKNKHLLCTDPKETIKAGEVMKEAVKHLEYHATSIDDYKLFGIDIFNMQYFYKKKDRGYIDVRKVKICHLYKYNEIINMLWNPDRQIFFISDFVKIVRVYNPNLVMIQQRYGGSSMNCQKYFYALSAKFEVSENKTILVMASADINDHNPSNKKYKNEIVNSANLFKTDIDSEDDIRKGKLKKTFVNLIGYLIEKIGSYSYITFIESVSDTYIESVSDTYIESASCHAPIFLKRMIRKTLCCFLPHK